A genome region from Bombus terrestris chromosome 10, iyBomTerr1.2, whole genome shotgun sequence includes the following:
- the LOC125385817 gene encoding katanin p60 ATPase-containing subunit A-like 2: MNGDLSLQGTTNKISHNLRKELIREARLPRKYRVCDNVDLEIILTEYENYYKMKFQKYPILCKEITEKEIKTREMTNANKVKETRSESVKGRNVQQKMTGDATDDINLAMTVTPIFANESDGASSEELFNVSMEQSTQSKISKRARKLYIDNPELRKIAEDISCEIILTKLNVYWDNIVGLEECKSAIKEAIVYPLKYPIFFNGPFSPWKGILLYGPPGTGKTMLAKAVATECQCTFFNITASSLVSKWRGDSEKYIRVLFELAYNYSPTIIFIDEIDWIGTNKGVNCTLSEPAKRFRSELLSRLDGLVSNENSNVVLLAATNCPWDIDAALQRRLEKKIYVSLPNEVTRLDMFKLYLSNQLLENMDIVNHIIKSTEKYSCADIKLLCKQAWLLEISPMWEKLEKKETSVTTLKYELKNYEIIAKLLKTMSPTVTDVDRYKAWNKYVCHKNIF; encoded by the exons ATGAACGGTGATTTATCGCTGCAAGGTACCACAAATAAGATATCTCATAATTTGCGAAAAGAG ttaatccgggaagctcgtctacctcggaaatatcgagtctgcgacaacgtcgatttggaaattattcttacagaatatgaaaattattacaagatgaaattccaaaaatatcctATATTGTGCAAGGAAATaactgaaaaggaaataaagacgagggaaatgacaaatgcgaacaaagt CAAAGAAACGAGAAGTGAGTCTGTGAAAGGGAGGAATGTACAACAGAAGATGACGGGTGACGCTACGGATGATATTAATCTCGCAATGACAGTGACACCAATTTTCGCCAATGAAAGCGATGGAGCTTCATCAGAAGAGCTATTTAACGTCTCAATGGAACAATCCACGCAATCAAAGATATCGAAACGGGCTCGGAAGCTTTATATAGACAATCCGGAATTGCGGAAGATTGCTGAAGACATTTCATGC GAAATCATACTGacaaaattaaatgtatattgggaCAACATTGTAGGCCTAGAGGAATGTAAATCTGCTATTAAGGAGGCCATTGTGTATCCCCTTAAGTACCCTATCTTTTTTAATGGCCCATTTTCTCCCTGGAAAGGTATTCTGCTATACGGACCACCTGGTACAG GGAAGACGATGTTGGCGAAGGCAGTCGCAACAGAATGCCAATGCACCTTTTTTAACATAACGGCCAGCTCATTGGTGAGCAAATGGAGAGGCGATTCCGAGAAGTATATCCGT gttttatttgaacttgcCTATAATTATTcgcctacaattatttttatcgacgagattGACTGGATAGGCACAAATAAAGGAGTAAACTGTACATTGTCTGAACCTGCAAAGAGATTCAGATCAGAACTTCTTTCTAGATTGGATGGATTAGTATCTAACGAAAATTCTAATGTAGTTCTTTTGGCTGCAACTAATTGCCCTTG ggaCATTGATGCAGCTTTACAGAGACGcctcgaaaagaaaatatacgtatCATTACCAAATGAAGTTACTCGACTCGATATGTTCAAATTATACCTTAGCAACCAGTTATTAGAGAATATGGATATTGTAAACCACATAATAAaatctactgaaaaatattcttgcgcggatataaaattgctttgtaAGCAAGCATGGCTGCTAGAAATAAGTCCAATGTGGGAAAaacttgaaaaaaaagaaacatctgttacgactttgaaatatgaattaaagaattatgaaataatagcaaaattgttaaaaacaatgtcacctacAGTCACGGATGTGGATAGATATAAAGCGTGGAATAAATATGTATGCCATaagaacatattttaa
- the LOC125385818 gene encoding LOW QUALITY PROTEIN: katanin p60 ATPase-containing subunit A-like 2 (The sequence of the model RefSeq protein was modified relative to this genomic sequence to represent the inferred CDS: deleted 1 base in 1 codon), whose amino-acid sequence MNGDLSLQGTTNKISHNLRKELIREARLPRKYRVCDNVDLEIILTEYENYYKMKFQKYPILCKKITEKEIKTREMTNANKVKETRSESVKGRNVQQKMTGDATDDINLAMTVTPIFANESDGASSEELFNVSMEQSTQSKISKRARKLYIDNPELRKIAEDISSEIILTKLNVYWDNIVGLEECKSAIKEAIVYPLKYPIFFNGPFSPWKGILLYGPPGTGKTMLAKAVATECQCTFFNITASSLVSKWRGDSEKYIRVLFELAYNFSPTIIFIDEIDWIGTNKGVNCTLSEPAKRFRSELLSRLDGLVSNENSNVVLLAATNCPWDIDAALQRRLEKKIYVSLPNEVTRLDMFKLYLSNQLLENMDIVNHIIKSTEKYSCADIKLLCKQAWLLEISPIWEKLEKKKETSVTTLKYELKNYEIIAKLLKTMSPTVTDVDRYKAWNKYVCHKNIY is encoded by the exons ttaatccgggaagctcgtctacctcggaaatatcgagtctgcgacaacgtcgatttggaaattattcttacagaatatgaaaattattacaagatgaaattccaaaaatatcctatattgtgcaagaaaataactgaaaaggaaataaagacgagggaaatgacaaatgcgaacaaagt CAAAGAAACGAGAAGTGAGTCTGTGAAAGGGAGGAATGTACAACAGAAGATGACGGGTGACGCTACGGATGATATTAATCTCGCAATGACAGTGACACCAATTTTCGCCAATGAAAGCGATGGAGCTTCATCAGAAGAGCTATTTAACGTCTCAATGGAACAATCCACGCAATCAAAGATATCGAAACGGGCTCGGAAGCTTTATATAGACAATCCGGAATTGCGGAAGATTGCTGAAGATATTTCATCC GAAATCATACTGacaaaattaaatgtatattgggaCAACATTGTAGGCCTAGAGGAATGTAAATCTGCTATTAAGGAGGCCATTGTGTATCCCCTTAAGTACCCTATCTTTTTTAATGGCCCATTTTCTCCCTGGAAAGGTATTCTGCTATACGGACCACCTGGTACAG GGAAGACGATGTTGGCGAAGGCAGTCGCAACAGAATGCCAATGCACCTTTTTTAACATAACGGCCAGCTCATTGGTGAGCAAATGGAGAGGCGATTCCGAGAAGTATATCCGT gttttatttgaacttgcCTATAATTTTTcgcctacaattatttttatcgatgaGATTGACTGGATAGGCACAAATAAAGGAGTAAACTGTACATTGTCTGAACCTGCAAAGAGATTCAGATCAGAACTTCTTTCTAGATTGGATGGATTAGTATCTAACGAAAATTCTAATGTAGTTCTTTTGGCTGCAACTAATTGCCCTTG ggaCATTGATGCAGCTTTACAGAGACGcctcgaaaagaaaatatacgtatCATTACCAAATGAAGTTACTCGACTCGATATGTTCAAATTATACCTTAGCAACCAGTTATTAGAGAATATGGATATTGTAAACCACATAATAAaatctactgaaaaatattcttgcgcggatataaaattgctttgtaAGCAAGCATGGCTGCTAGAAATAAGTCCAATATGGGaaaaacttgaaaaa aaaaaagaaacatctgttacgactttgaaatatgaattaaagaattatgaaataatagcaaaattgttaaaaacaatgtcacctacAGTTACGGATGTGGATAGATATAAAGCGTGGAATAAATATGTATGCCATAAgaacatatattaa